GGACCGTTGGGCTGCGGCGCATGCAGGGGGTGGTGACCCGCTGTGATGCCCACACCGACGGTGCGACGCTGACCGGCTACTCCCTGGCCGACCTGGCCGGGCTGCTGCGCACTGAGCTGACCTGGGCGCCAGAGGAGGTCATCGCCGCGCTGGTCGACCGCCGGCGGGCCCGGCTGGTGCTGGGTCAGCGCCGCGGGCCGGCCCTGGGCATGCGGCGCATCGGGCAGCTGCGGATGGGCCAGGTCGGCTTCACCAGCCTGGACAGTTTGCGGCTGGACGGTGACGGGCGGCTGTGGGTCGACGTGGACGGACCCGCGCCGCAGCGGGCGTTGGGTGACGTGCTCGTCCCCGTGCACCGCGCGGTCGACCTGGCCTTCGAGCTCATCGTGCCGGTCACCGCCGCCGAGCGGATCGACGCGGCCGTGGGGCGGCCCCGCCCGCCGCTGCTCGGACGGCGGGAGGCCGAGGTGCGGCGGATCGAGGGCATGGAGCACCTGCCCTCGGCTGGTGGAGGTCTGGGCCCGGGCGGGCCAGCGGTGACCGGGCGGTGGGTGGCCGTCGCAGCCGAAGCCCGCTGCTCCGTCTATCGGCCGGGCCACCGCGTCCACTACATCCAGGCGCGCAAGTCCCGCGAGGACCACGGCGACGGGGTCGCCTGCGCGGTCGTGGAGCTCATCGAGCCCGACGTGGTGATCGTCGGGTTCGGCAAGGCGCGGCATCGCTGGCACAACCACGACCTGCCCCGGCTGCGTGAGGCGCTCGCCGACCTCGGACCGCAGGCGCACATCTACGAGCGAAAGAACCTGCTGCGACTGGGCAACCGCTGCTTCTGCATCGCCATGCCCGGGGGCTGGGATCCCGACTGCGACACGGGTCCGAACCACGGGTTCGTGTTGCGACCGCGCTGAGGGACGAATGCTCGCCAGGCACGATCAAGCGACGTCGTCATCCCTTGGCGCTGCTGTGCTGCACCTCGGCCTGCGCTCGTCCCACCCATTCGAGGTGGTTGCGCCACGCCCTACGGCCGATGAAGAACGGGATGAGCAGCACGAGCAGAGCAGGCGGATACTCCCACATGGCCACCGCCATCACGGCGAGTCCTACGAACGCGATCACGAGTGCGAGACACCCGCCGAGCATTCGCTGACCTTCTGCCGGTATGCATCGTTGCGTAGCTGTGCTGCCGGTCGAACGCTATCTCGTGCGTGCCCTCCCACCCCAGACGCAGCCGGCGCGGTCGAAGAAGAAAGTGAGGAGGTCCGGGCCACCTCGCCGCGGCATACTCGGGCGTCTGTAGTCGCGGGAGAGAGATGGCACTGCACCTGCACAGGGCGGAGCGCGCCGACCGACTGGTCGAGGCGCTCGCACCGAAACCCAGCGCCGCTGCACGAGGTGGTCGAGCTCGACCAGGACGAACGGGGACAGCAGGAAGGGACCACGGTCGCCAGCGTGTCATACGTATGGCGTAGGGGACCGGCGCGTCGCCGAGGATGAGACGGCCGTCGTCACGTGAGCAGCCGCCGTGACCGTGGGCGTCACATCCACCGGTGGGCACTGCAGGTACGCCAGGCGGATTGCGGCGATCGGTTCGCCTCGCACGCGCTGCAGAGGCCGACATCGTCGACTACCTGCTGCGCCGTCGCCGAAGACAGCGTGGGCGCAACGCAGGTCGCCACCCTCGACCACCCCCACCTGCGGGCGGCTTCGGGATCGGCGTGGGAGCTCGTGCTCGCCAGGCAACTCGCCTGCCGGGTTGCCCACGCGCACCTTCCGGTGGGCAGCGAGCGGCAGGCGGCGAGGTCCCCCTTCCCTCCCTCGCCGCCTGCCCGCCGGCGTGCGGTCGACGCGTGGTGCTGAGCGATGCCCCCTGACCGGTGCACGGATGCTCCGTGACGGCTGCACGGTGAAGTAGCACCCGCCGTCGGGTCCGATTCACAGTCGGTTGGATATTCCCAAGTAGTTCGCGTCCGCTCCCCACACCGCGGGCCGGCGGCTACCAACCAGCCACCTGCCGCTCGCTCAGCGGAACGAAGCCCCGGAGCCGGTCTCAGGCTCCCGCGAGCTCGGTGTCGAAGTTCACCTGCTCGACCGCGAGGTCGAGCTCTCGGATCTGGCGGGCCACGTCGTCGGCACGACGACGCAGCGCCGTCACGTCCAGCGCCGCGAACGTCCGCAGCTCCTGCCGACCGAACCGGAAGACGTCCCGGCCGCCGGCCGCCGCGTCGGCAGCGGACTTCAGCAGCCCGAACCGGGTCCGCAGCGCGTCACGCTCGGCCAGTGCGGCGGTCAGCGACCGGCCGTCGGCAAGGGTCGCCTGCAGGTTGGTCTCGTTGATGCGCAGGATCAGCTGGGCGAGCCGGTCGACAAGCGCCTCTGCCTCGTCGAGCAGCGCGGACGCGTCCTCGGCCGCCTCCTCACCCTCGGTGTACCGGGCGGAGGCCGCGACGCGGTCACGCAGCGCGGCGAGCTGGCGCTGGGCGTCGGCCCGCTCACGCAGTGCCTCGGCAAGCAGCATCGTGTGTCACCTCCTCTCGCGATCTTGACGTCTGGATGTTCCGCGGGCCGCCGCGTCCGACCGGTGCGTCCAGGCTGGCCGGCTCGTGGACGCCGCCGGCCGAACAGCGACGGTCAGCGGAAATGGGCAACAAGAAGGCCGCCCGGGGGGCGGCCGGCGTGCGCTGCGGCGGGGGAGGCGCTACAGACGCTCCTCCCCGGCGCAGGCATCCGCCGACAGGCTCCAGCGGTTGCTCGACGCCTCGGCGCGGAACCGCTTCGTGCAGTGCGAATACGACATCAGGGTGCTGATCCTTGCGGGCCGGCGGGCCGGAAACGAAAAACCGGTCGCACGTCGTGCGAGCCGGCCGGGGGACACCCTGGCACAGCCGCGCACCGCCGTCAAGAGCCAAAATTCGGCTGTTCGCAGTTGCCACCGACGGGTGCTTGATGCAGTTCTTGGGCGAGCAGCTCGACGATCCCCACGCCGCCCCGTGCGGCCGTTGCAGCCGCTGTACCGGCCAGGCGCTGCCCGCTGCGGTCGCGAGCGAAGTGGTGGCCGCGGCGTCCAGGCGGTGCGGAGGGACATGGGAGGGCGCCGTCGAGGCGCTGCGCCGGGGCTTCGGCCCGGTTGCGGTCTGGGAGCGGCTGTTCGACGAGCGACCCGAAATCCCGGTCGACCCAGTCGAGCAGCTGCACCTGGGCGTATAGGCGGAGGATCGGGGGTGCGCGCAGCCCGCGGCTCACCGGCCCTCCCGGCCCGCGCTCTCGGCGACCGGCTCCTGCTCGGCGCGCACGCCCCGGAAGCCCAAGTCGTCAGCCAGGTGCAGGTACACGTGGCCCCGCAGGACACCGTCGACGCGCTCGACCGGGCCGTACGCGCCGGGGTGGGGGGGTTGCCGGTGCGCTGGCGGTGGACCTCGCCCCAGCCGGCGCCCTCAGCGCAGGAGCTGGGCGACGTCGACGGCCACGCCGGTGTGGTGCAGCGCGTGGACCACGCCCTCACGGTGGCGGGTGACCGAGGCGAACGACGTGCCGGCCGGCTCACGGTGCACCACGACCTCGTCGCGCCCGAGGTCGACCACCCAGTAGTCGGCAAGGCCGGCGGCGGCGTACAACGCCGCCTTCAGGCCCAGGTCGGTGCGGCGGCTCGAGTGGGCCACCTCGATCACCAGGCTCGCGGTCGTGGGGTGGGCGACGCGGTACCCGCCGGTGGGCTCGACGACCGCGAAGTCGGGGTGGGGCAACGACAGGTCACTGATCGCCAGCGGCGAGCCGACCCTGACGTCGCCCTCGGTCGCCGGAACACCCTCGACGAGGATGCGGGTCAGGCGACTGTTGATGGCCGCGTGGGACGGGCCCTCTTCGGCGGCGAGGACGAGGCGACCGTCGAGCAGCTCGACGTCCTCGTCGGCGAAGAAGCCCTGGGCGGCCAGCGCCTCGTACTCCCGGCGGTACAGCGGGCGGATCCGTGGGCCGCCCTCGAGCTCGTCAACGGCCATGGGACCAACCTGCCCGTTCGTGGACCCGACGGCAACCCCGCCTGTGGACCCAGCGGTCGTCGCCGAGCAACCGCTCGGCTGCCGGCATGCGCCACCGGTGTGACACCGAGGCCCAGTCGTGAAGACCCCTGCCCTCCACGGACATGGACCAGGCCAGTGAGGCCGCGACCAGTTGGCGGACGCCCGCCGCACCGAGCGGAGTGAGCCGCACCTGCCCGCCCTGCTGACGTTGCAAGCCGTGGATGGTGGTGACGACCTCGACCCCGTCCACCGCCAGGGCCGCGAGGTCGGCCCAGGACCCCGCAGACGTGACGCACGCCCCCGGCGAGGTAGTCACGGTGGCGGGCGTACTGCTCGTCGTCGAGGTCGCGATGTCGAACGAGGCCTCCACCAGCGACCACAGGCGGCCGGCGAGCTCGCTGAGCGCCAGCGGCCGGCCGGTCAGGAGCAGATAGGGGCAGCACGTCGGCCGGAGGCAGCCCGAAGCGGTGCGGGGCGTAGGGCGAGGGCCGCACGATCGGCGCGTCGACCCGGTCGAACACCGCCACGGGGAGGTCGAGGGTGGAAGGCGGTCATCGACACGGTCAGCGGCACAACGGCCGCGGCGGTGCGGGGAGGTGCCGGTTGCGCTGTGGCGCAGTCGATCCAGATCGCGCGTGAGAGCCAACGGTGGCAGCATTGTGGAGCAGGGGTCGGCCCAGCAGCCATGCCCAACGCGGTCGTGGAGGTCGGCGTGTCGGGATACCGGTTGGCCACAGGTCAGCTCGACGCCTTGTGCCGGGAGTTCAGCGCCTCGCTGCCCTTCAGGACCTTTGAAGAGCTCGAGGAGTTCATGACCGATGACGGGACACGCTCGACTGTAGGACGCTTCCGCGGCTCGACGCTGCCACGCCGGCGGGCCCCGGCGGCAGCCATCAGTTACTGCAGGAGGCGTACCCGGCAGCGAGGCCCAGGGGCGCGGGCGAGCCGAGCGTCACCGGTCAGCAGGTCGCAGCTCAAGACCTCGGCGAGCGCGATGTAGGTAGCGTCGTATGCCGTGACGTTGGCGCGTAGCTCGCAGCTCCTCCTCAGCAGGGGAAGCGTCGGGTAACGCGCCAGCTCGATGGCTTCGAGGTCGTCAATGGCCTCGGCGAAGCGCGTGTCGGAGACCGTGCCGTCGAGCCACCGCCTGCGCAGCACGGCGAGGGTCTCGACGTCCACAA
This Egibacteraceae bacterium DNA region includes the following protein-coding sequences:
- a CDS encoding DIP1984 family protein, which encodes MLLAEALRERADAQRQLAALRDRVAASARYTEGEEAAEDASALLDEAEALVDRLAQLILRINETNLQATLADGRSLTAALAERDALRTRFGLLKSAADAAAGGRDVFRFGRQELRTFAALDVTALRRRADDVARQIRELDLAVEQVNFDTELAGA
- a CDS encoding Uma2 family endonuclease is translated as MAVDELEGGPRIRPLYRREYEALAAQGFFADEDVELLDGRLVLAAEEGPSHAAINSRLTRILVEGVPATEGDVRVGSPLAISDLSLPHPDFAVVEPTGGYRVAHPTTASLVIEVAHSSRRTDLGLKAALYAAAGLADYWVVDLGRDEVVVHREPAGTSFASVTRHREGVVHALHHTGVAVDVAQLLR
- a CDS encoding type II toxin-antitoxin system VapC family toxin, with product MIVVDASILANVIGDDSLDGQRARNEVGTAGELAAPDLVDVETLAVLRRRWLDGTVSDTRFAEAIDDLEAIELARYPTLPLLRRSCELRANVTAYDATYIALAEVLSCDLLTGDARLARAPGPRCRVRLLQ